A region from the Dehalococcoidia bacterium genome encodes:
- a CDS encoding molybdenum cofactor guanylyltransferase yields MDGLSLVILAGGRGRRMGVPKATMLFGDEPLLARVVRRLHSLSDDVMVVTQDGKSPIPLPATVRVLADVIPDAGPLAGLVSGLKQARHPLVAVVSCDAPFVSPDVLAFLAGRIGDADAAVPLVDGRRQSLHAVYRASAGAEAGKRTLAEGLRRLDDLLARLRVLWVRGGDMRRIPAWRRSFLNVNTPDVLRQALALAAEERDRR; encoded by the coding sequence ATGGATGGGCTGAGCCTTGTCATCCTTGCGGGAGGACGAGGCCGCCGCATGGGCGTCCCCAAGGCGACCATGCTGTTTGGGGACGAGCCTCTCCTGGCGCGTGTCGTCCGCAGGTTGCACTCCCTGAGCGACGACGTCATGGTGGTGACTCAGGACGGGAAATCTCCCATTCCTCTGCCGGCGACCGTGCGCGTTCTGGCTGATGTCATACCGGACGCGGGGCCTCTGGCGGGACTCGTCTCCGGGCTGAAGCAGGCCCGCCACCCGCTCGTCGCCGTGGTCTCCTGCGACGCGCCGTTCGTGTCGCCGGACGTGCTGGCCTTCCTGGCGGGACGGATTGGCGACGCCGACGCCGCGGTGCCTCTGGTGGACGGGCGCCGTCAGTCGCTGCACGCCGTTTACAGGGCCTCCGCCGGCGCTGAGGCCGGGAAGAGGACGCTGGCGGAAGGGTTGCGGAGGCTGGATGACCTGTTGGCCCGGCTGCGCGTCCTCTGGGTGCGGGGCGGGGACATGCGGCGCATTCCCGCGTGGCGGAGATCGTTTTTGAACGTCAATACTCCGGATGTTTTGCGGCAGGCCCTCGCCCTCGCCGCTGAAGAACGCGACAGGAGGTAG
- the mobB gene encoding molybdopterin-guanine dinucleotide biosynthesis protein B, which produces MGAVFCIVGKSNSGKTTLLERLIPRLTGRGLSVAAIKHHIHGDFEFDQAGKDSYRLRRAGARTMVLSSPKELVTIRGATADTPLATLAAALAVEHDLVLAEGYKETKGFLKVEVHRQSLGPDLITAPEERLAVVSDGSPVVACPLFSLEDIAGLEALLVERAREAQKGDGVDIALTMNGEAVSLNPFAQSVIARGVWGMLSALRGVEKVTLATVTVRRKGQ; this is translated from the coding sequence ATGGGGGCTGTATTCTGCATTGTGGGCAAGTCGAACTCGGGGAAGACGACGCTTTTGGAACGTCTGATCCCGCGTCTGACGGGCCGCGGCCTGAGCGTCGCGGCCATCAAGCACCATATTCATGGCGACTTTGAGTTCGATCAGGCGGGAAAGGACAGCTACAGGCTCCGGCGGGCGGGAGCGCGGACGATGGTCCTCAGCTCGCCGAAGGAACTCGTGACGATCAGGGGCGCGACGGCGGACACCCCCCTTGCGACTCTGGCCGCCGCGCTGGCGGTGGAGCACGACCTGGTGCTCGCCGAGGGCTACAAGGAGACCAAAGGGTTTCTGAAAGTGGAGGTGCACCGTCAGTCCCTGGGGCCGGACCTCATCACGGCGCCGGAGGAACGGCTCGCCGTGGTCTCGGACGGCTCTCCCGTCGTCGCATGTCCCTTGTTCTCTCTGGAGGACATTGCGGGACTGGAGGCGCTCCTGGTGGAGCGCGCACGGGAGGCGCAAAAGGGTGATGGTGTGGACATCGCGCTGACCATGAACGGCGAGGCGGTGTCCCTGAACCCGTTCGCGCAGTCGGTGATAGCGCGAGGCGTATGGGGGATGCTCTCGGCGCTGAGGGGAGTGGAGAAGGTGACGCTGGCGACGGTCACCGTCCGCCGCAAGGGTCAATAG